One segment of Pleuronectes platessa chromosome 21, fPlePla1.1, whole genome shotgun sequence DNA contains the following:
- the fbrs gene encoding autism susceptibility gene 2 protein homolog isoform X1: protein MEGPSRSTGFRQSRRSRSQRDRERRRRRVDLAEQRATSLSSGSDREACGKNTVLGPGGRESRPGFGRHRPPRRRKRESVSCEEDIIDGFAIASFISLEALEMDCSLKPSQRTDMPGRRNKGKRGPEENGRGPLSEPEEGAQHGYPGLKNRNKRRRIEGHPLETGYICDTESDTGDKASDNEMDPVFTVSTRKVMEPVPSTIGTTNGKTFPALPARCGGVSRLMVTPRVSGLERSHEKNLEQHFPEPVTSSTSSDSFGLPSPVAASCVVPRPLSKPKSFLTLPGRAHSIYNINNRSNTPVKPPSASSVASSSSSMRPPTPSTSVSLPYIRPSGPLRPPSRASSGALYTSSPGLPPPPPLLQGPAHSVAAERDGRRSVPGAENNAAAAGRSTPGGPSASSTTPGSSGRTSQNQTSIQPMAFQYHQHNHQHQHTHTHQHFTPFLHPTATAQPLFDKYAGKMDGLYRHPFFPQYPPPSVPSIQPVIPPTGPFSSLQGAFQPKPLVPQGTGPDLSARLGVVPHHLQPKDPRLTDPFGTSLKVSNKPGKWCAMHVYVAWMILSHQKKVKLMHADTHKPDLRSELLARLPGAGGLGPLGPMGGALPPNHDLTRPPSLFSATGAVNPSSAPFISPSTPHSSFLAPTAHLDPYGRSPPFTPLGALGTGAFGGLGSPTLAGSMFGPKDSPAGLSNPNHQEAWNRLHGGPSGFPIGPNWAKGADKRDERDRGKEGERRDIPHIKDEKDRDNMLYGRQPVRMSPVGPSFKQRSSTPVSHINGHSSSLGASSGPIEDLTRSFNRDGERERDRDGDKRPLPTGSSRAPPLGSSSLVADRDRPRSSSSSVLTTPPPSNRSAPSPLDLYPRTMAPAAHSHHSEPSHSQRDGNIPTSSSASASVTSLSQVRKPDRTPTPVSKPPMLLQPVKVKEERKEEPEHIPITLPPPAHNHNFERPNSHPHHHRSGTPSSSLSLTPTPGVQLQPPTPNHSHPHFALLDRSRAIEAYMGGVAGPPGLVMGPGERFSHGPHQGPPQGPHSFTWDPWRELAAQQQHQHRREAMALRSDPHLALRSDPHLARLLQHQRLLEAERAAAVAAAHHPPTSSASNPGVRQEFGLMAHHFDRSHQLGRGGGLMDEEQHAQILREDFERARYFGMHPHLPPGAHLSGPSHAATAAHLEQLHPGLLAHSLPHGASAASHHHHAGLYARLGPLNPHHMANGLLAKNPGGMVGVPPPLIPSMTSRSSTPPRRLAGPGELQLYSAHKDGESR from the exons ATGGAGGGCCCGAGCCGAAGCACTGGGTTCCGGCAGAGCCGACGCTCCCGTTCCCAGCGCGACAGGGAGCGGCGGCGCCGGAGAGTGGACCTGGCCGAGCAGCGGGCCACGTCCCTGTCCTCGGGCTCCGACCGGGAAGCGTGCGGGAAGAACACTGTGCTGGGCCCCGGGGGGAGGGAAAGCCGGCCCGGGTTTGGGAGACACAGGCCTCCACGCCGGAGGAAGAGGGAGTCCGTGTCCTGCGAGGAAGACATCATCGATGGCTTCGCTATTGCGAGCTTCATCAGCTTGGAGGCACTGGAG ATGGACTGCTCACTGAAGCCCAGTCAGCGCACTGATATGCCGGGAAGGAGGAACAAGGGGAAGAGGGGGCCCGAGGAGAACGGTCGAGGGCCCCTGTCGGAGCCGGAGGAAGGAGCCCAGCACGGCTACCCCGGCCTGAAGAAtagaaacaagagaagaaggaTAGAG GGACATCCTTTGGAGACTGGCTACATT TGTGACACTGAGAGTGATACAGGAGATAAG GCTTCTGACAATGAAATGGATCCAGTGTTCACAGTCAGCACTAGAAAAG TTATGGAGCCTGTCCCCTCAACCATTGGAACAACCAATGGCAAAACCTTCCCAGCTCTACCGGCCCGTTGTGGTGGCGTCTCACGGTTGATGGTGACACCGCGGGTATCTGGCCTGGAGCGAAGCCACGAAAAAAACCTGGAGCAGCATTTCCCAGAACCTGTTACTTCTTCTACCTCCTCTGACTCCTTCGGCCTGCCTTCTCCAGTCGCAGCCTCATGCGTGGTCCCCCGGCCGCTCTCCAAACCCAAGTCCTTCCTCACTTTACCTGGACGAGCTCACTCCAtctacaacatcaacaacag GAGCAACACCCCAGTCAAACCTCCATCTGCTTCATCGGTTGCGTCTTCGTCATCCTCCATGCGGCCCCCAACTCCCTCTACCAGTGTGTCACTACCCTACATTCGCCCCTCGGGGCCCCTCCGACCTCCATCCCGAGCCAGTTCTGGGGCCCTGTACACATCCTCCCCCGGCTTGCCTCCGCCTCCACCTTTGTTACAAGGTCCCGCCCACTCAGTAGCAGCAG AGCGTGATGGCAGACGCAGCGTCCCAGGGGCTGAAAACAATGCAGCGGCTGCAGGCCGCTCCACTCCTGGTGGTCCATCAGCATCGAGCACCACACCAGGTTCATCGGGCCGGACGTCTCAGAACCAGACGAGCATCCAGCCCATGGCCTTCCAGTATCATCAGCACAACCACCAGcaccaacacacccacacacaccaacacttcACACCCTTCCTTCACCCTACAGCTACTGCGCAACCTCTG ttTGATAAGTATGCCGGCAAAATGGACGGGCTGTACCGACACCCT ttCTTTCCACAATACCCGCCTCCCTCAGTGCCGAGTATTCAGCCTGTGATTCCTCCCACTGGGCCATTCAGCTCCTTGCAAGGAGCGTTTCAGCCAAAG CCTCTTGTCCCTCAGGGAACGGGTCCTGATCTATCTGCACGTCTTGGGGTTGTGCCTCACCACCTGCAGCCCAAAGACCCCAGG CTAACTGATCCATTTGGGACATCGTTGAAAGTCagtaat AAACCAGGAAAATGGTGTGCTATGCATGTTTATGTGGCCTGGATGATTCTAAGCCATCAGAAAAAAGTCAAG CTGATGCATGCTGATACTCACAAGCCGGACCTCCGTAGTGAGCTGCTGGCCCGTCTTCCTGGAGCTGGGGGACTCGGCCCCCTCGGGCCCATGGGAGGAGCTCTGCCTCCCAATCACGACCTCACAAGACCCCCCAGTCTCTTCTCAGCTACAG GTGCAGTCAATCCGTCCTCCGCTCCATTCATCTCTCCATCGACACCTCACTCCTCTTTCCTCGCTCCAACTGCACACTTGG ATCCATATGGTCGTTCCCCACCTTTCACTCCGCTGGGAGCTCTGGGTACTGGTGCCTTCGGCGGACTCGGCAGCCCAACACTGG ctGGCTCCATGTTTGGCCCTAAAGACTCACCAGCCGGTTTGTCCAACCCCAACCATCAAGAAGCATGGAACCGTCTACATGGCGGCCCGTCTGGGTTCCCCATTGGCCCCAACTGGGCTAAAGGGGCGGACaagagggatgagagggaccgggggaaggaaggagagaggagagacatcCCCCACATCAAGGACGAAAAGGACAG AGACAATATGCTGTACGGCCGACAACCTGTGAGAATGTCTCCGGTTGGTCCTTCCTTCAAGCAACGCAGTAGCACCCCGGTCTCCCACATTAATGGTCACAGCAGCAGCCTTGGGGCGAGCAGTGGGCCTATTGAGGACCTGACACGCAGCTTCAATAGAGACGGAGAGCGCGAGCGGGACAGAGACGGGGACAAACGGCCGCTGCCAACAGGGTCTTCACGAGCACCTCCCCTTGGGTCTTCGTCTTTAGTAGCAGACAGGGACAGACCAcgttcttcctcatcctctgtgCTCACCACTCCCCCACCCTCCAATCGCTCAGCCCCATCTCCTTTGGACCTTTACCCCCGCACAATGGCCCCAGCAGCACACAGTCATCACAGCGAACCCTCACACTCCCAAAGAGACGGCAACATCCCTACTTCCTCGTCAGCTTCTGCCTCTGTCACGTCTTTGTCTCAGGTCAGGAAGCCTGACCGGACCCCAACACCTGTGTCCAAACCTCCCATGCTACTCCAGCCAGTAAAGGTCAAAGAGGAGCGGAAGGAGGAGCCGGAGCACATCCCCATCACCCTGCCTCCCCCAGCACATAACCACAACTTTGAGCGCCCCAACAGTCATCCACACCACCACAGGTCGGGtaccccttcctcctctttatCACTAACTCCCACTCCTGGTGTTCAACTTCAACCACCCACTCCAAACCATTCCCACCCACACTTTGCCCTGCTTGACCGCTCAAGAGCCATTGAAGCATATATGGGGGGCGTTGCGGGACCTCCTGGGCTGGTAATGGGTCCAGGAGAACGTTTCTCCCATGGTCCACACCAAGGACCACCACAGGGCCCTCACAGTTTCACCTGGGACCCCTGGAGGGAGCTGGCAGCTCAGCAGCAACATCAACATCGTAGGGAGGCTATGGCCCTTCGGTCAGACCCACATCTAGCCCTGCGATCCGATCCACATTTGGCCCGGCTGCTGCAGCATCAGCGACTTCTGGAGGCTGAGAGGGCTGCAGCTGTAGCAGCTGCTCACCACCCTCCTACCTCTTCTGCTTCCAACCCTGGTGTCCGCCAGGAGTTCGGCCTAATGGCCCATCATTTTGACCGCTCTCATCAGCTCGGGCGAGGAGGAGGCTTGATGGATGAGGAGCAGCATGCCCAGATCCTGAGAGAAGACTTTGAGCGGGCTCGCTACTTCGGGATGCACCCTCACCTCCCTCCAGGCGCTCACCTCTCAGGTCCCTCTCATGCTGCTACTGCCGctcacctggagcagctccACCCTGGCCTTCTCGCCCACTCACTTCCCCATGGAGCCTCTGCTGCTTCTCACCACCACCATGCGGGTCTCTATGCCCGTTTAGGCCCACTGAACCCACACCACATGGCCAACGGCCTGCTAGCAAAGAACCCAGGAGGCATGGTGGGGGTACCGCCTCCACTCATTCCGTCCATGACCAGCCGGTCGTCCACACCTCCCCGCAGACTTGCAGGGCCAGGTGAGCTTCAACTGTACAGTGCCCACAAAGATGGAGAGTCCAGATAG